One Rhodanobacteraceae bacterium genomic window, CCCTCGCGGGTCAGCGGCAGTCCGACAACGAAGCCACCCGGCGCCCATTCGCCGACCAGCGCGTCGAGTGCCGTCCACAGCAGGTTCTCGGGCTGCATTGCCAGGGTCTTCAGCGGCCGCGCGCGCCCGGTCAGTTCATTGCCGACGGCGACGCCGAGATCACGCGTGCCCACATCGAGCCCGAGCCAGACGCCGGTCGCCGTGTTCACCTCAGGCGTGCCCGGCGTAGTCAGTCAGCAGGCGCATGTCGACGCCCGCCAGGCGCGCCGCGGCCTGCCAGCGCTGCTCCAGCGGAGTATCGAACAGGATCGAACCGCTTGCCGGTACGCTCAGCCAGGAGTTCTCGCGGATCTCGTCTTCCAGTTGCCCCGCGCCCCAGCCCGCATAGCCCAGCGCCACCAGCGCGCGCTGCGGACCGCGCCCCTCGGCCATCGCCGCCAGCACGTCGCGCGAGGTGGTGACTGCCACCTGGTCGGACACGCGGAAGGTGGAATCCCACGCAGAGCCCGCCTCGTGCACCACGAAACCGCGATCGGTCTGCACCGGGCCGCCGGCGTACACCGGCGTTTCCGCTAGTCCAGGCACCACGGTGCTGATGTTCATCTGCTCCAGCACCTCGCCCAGTATGAAGTTCGACAGGCGGTTGATCACGATGCCGAGCGCGCCCTCGGCGCTGTGCTGGCACAGCAGGGTCACACCGCGCGAGAAGTTCGGGTCGGCCAGGCCCGGCATCGCGATGAGCAGATGGTTGCCCAGGTAGGAAGAGGTCAGCATGGCGGCATTCTATCCCGCCGCATCCCGGATGGAGTGCGCCCGGACGGAGCGATTCGGTCACCGGTCAGGTGGTACCCGGTTCGAGGCGTGCGCCCGACCAGCGAGCCGACTGGCGTGGCGAGCGTCACATTCGGGTCCGCAATAGGAGGGCATACTGAATGCAGGCGCCGGATCGTCGGGGGCAACATGCAAGCGTTTCAATGGTTGGGTCGCTGCGCAATTGCGGCGATCGTTGCACTGGTTGCCGGGCACGCCCGGGCGCAGGTGCCGGATACCCTCTACCGGAGCAACTTCGAGAACGTCACCGATGCGCCGGCCAGTGATGCGGAGGCCGCGCGCTTCCTGACCCAAGCTACCTTTGGCCCGACACGTGCCGAGATTGCGCGGCTCCGGTCAATCGGCTACGGCCAATGGCTGGATCAACAGCTCTCGATGCCGGCGACGCTGACCCGCCCGTGGCTGGATACGCTGGCCCAGAATACCGATTTCACGCTCAATTCCGGTCATCGCGTAGACCGCTGGTGGGTCCAGGCGGTCTACGCTCCGGACCAGTTGCGCCAGCGCGTGGCATTCGCCCTGAGTCAGATCCTGGTCGCATCCGAGAGCGGCGGCATCGACACCCGGATGGTCGCGGAATACACCGACATCATGGCTCGCGGTGCCTTCGGCACCTATCGCAATTTGCTCAACGAGGTAACGTTCAGCCCGACCATGGGCCAGTGGCTGACCTATGTGCGCAACCGCGCTGCCTACCAGAGTGGCGGCTCCTTCGTGTTGCCGGACGAGAACTACGCCCGCGAAGTGATGCAGCTGTTTTCGTTCGGACTGGTCAAGCGCAATCTGGATTTCTCGCCGCAGCTTTCCGGCGGAAACCCGATTCCACCTACGACAACACGATCATCGCCGAGCTCGCACGGGTGTTCACCGGGCTTTCCTACCGGACGCACCAACTACACCGGAACCAGTTTCGGCAACAACACCAACGCCAATTTCGTGGCACCGATGGTGTGCTTCCCGATGGTCAGCGGCAGCAATTCCAACTACAGCGCAAATGGCCTGACGTTTCACGACATGGGGGCGAAGACGATCTTCGACGGGATCGTGCTGCCCGCCAACGCAACCAACAATCAGGCCAACTGCAACCAGGACTTCGCGAATGCGCTGAACGCCATTGCCAACCATGCCAGCGTCGCACCCTTCATCAGTCGGCAGCTGATCCAGCGCTTCGTCACCAGCAACCCCTCGCCGGCCTACATCCAGCGTGTCGCCACGGTCTTCAACAACAACGGCTCTGGGGTACGCGGTGATTTCGCCGCGGTGATCCGGGCGGTGCTGATGGACAGTGAGGCGCGCGGTGCGCCTTCCGGCAACTTCGGCAAATTGCGTGAGCCGGTGCTGCGTCTGACCGCATTGTGGCGCGGCCTGGATGTGATCCAGGGGCAACCGGAAACGTCGACCGGCAATGTCGGCAACATCAGCATGTCGCTTGGATTCGACAGCTCGCTCGCGCAGCGCCCGTACAACTCGCCGACGGTGTTCAACTTCTACGAGCCGGATTTCCAGAATCCGGGCGCCCTGCAGAATGCCAACCTGTACTCGCCCGAGTTCCAGATCCTCAACGAGTCGTCGATCACACGCCTCAACGACACCATCCAGAGCCGGATCGCGGACTGGTACGTCGGCAGCACGAGCTGCAATACCGTGACCCGGCCATGTGTGCCCTTCGCCCCGTACGTGGCAATGATCCAGACCGCCAATGCCACCACTTACGGGCAACTCGTCGACGAATTCAACCTGCGGCTGATGTACGGCGCGATGAGCGCCAACATGCGCAGCGTCCTGGTGAACATGCTCAGCTCCCAGTCCACACCGACCACCGACGCAACGCGCATCTCGCGCATCCAGCAGTTACTGCGCGTGATCATCGTGTCCCCCGAATTCTCCGTGCAGCGCTGAGGAATCCGATCATGTCCCGCATCCGTCGTGAACAGCGCCGCGAATTCCTCAAGCAGTTCTGCGCCACGCTTGCCGGGGGATCGGCTCTCTCGCTGATCCCGCAACTTCGCCTGATGCAGTCGGCACTGGCTGCCCCGGCTGGGGACACAGGGTACCGCGCGCTGGTCTGCGTGTTCCTCAATGGGGGCAGCGACAGCTTCAACTGGTTGGTGCCGAATGACGCGCGCCATGCGATCTACCTGGCCTCCCGCGGGGGCGTGTACAGCGGAACCAACGGCCCCCTGGGCCTGGCGCTGAACAGCCTGTTGCCGGTGAACCTCGCCGCTCCCGGGGGCGGTGCGCTCCCGGGTGGGGCGACCTATGGCCTGCATCCGGCCTGCGCGGACTGGACCTCGATCGACGACAACGGCGCGCAGAGCAACATGCCCGGACTGCAGACCCTGACCAACCAGGGCAAGATCGCGTGGCTGGCGAACACCGGGACCCTGGTGGTGCCGCTGACCAAGGCCACCTACAGTTCATTGCCGCGTCCGCCCCAACTGTACTCGCACAACGACCAGACCAACCTCTGGTTCCAGGGGCGCGAAACCGCGAACTTCCGCTACGGCTGGGGCGGTCAGGTGGCAGACCTGCTGTTTGGCCAGAACTCGCCGATCGTCGGCAGCACCCCGCCGTTGACGATGCCGATGAATGTCTCGTTCGCAGGCAGCAACCGTTTCCAGGTCGGAACGCAGGTGGTGCCTTACCAGATGTCCAGTTGCGGCGACCCGAATTCCGGAAACCCGTTCGCGGGTTCGATCGTCGGCACCAATTTCGCGAATTGCTCGGGAACCGACTCGCTGAACAATTTCCGCGCCTGCAGCAGCAGCACCCTGGATGCGGACGACCAAGCCCTGTGCGCGTTGCTGGGTGCCAGCGGCAACCTGTTCCAGACCGAGCACGCTGCGACCATGCGCAGGGCCATGGACCTCGCCGGGCAGATGGGTCTGAAATTGACCGGAACGCCCAATCCCTCGCTGCTGAACACGCCATTTCGCGCGCTTGCCGACAATCAGGCGGTGGCGGGGTACAACCTGGCGGCCGATGGCAACAACACCCTCGCCGAGCAGCTGGCGATGGTTGCCCGCATGATCAAGGTACGCAGTCAGCTCGGACAGTCGCGCAACATCTTCTTCGTTTCGCTGGGTGGCTTCGATACCCATGCCACCCAGATGCCCGACAACGGCCAGCCACGGTTGCTGCGCCGGGTCTCGCGCGCGCTCGGCGCCTTCTACCAGGCCCTGGTCGAAATGGGCGTGGAGAACAGCGTCACGACATTCACCATGAGTGAGTTCTCGCGAACACTGAACTCGAATGGAGATGGCAGCGACCATGCGTGGGGTGGCACCCATCTGGTGATGGGCGGTGCCGTCAACGGAGGCAATGCCACCAGCGGGCGCCTGTATGGCACTTTCCCCGATCTGACCCTGAACGGCCCCGACTGCTTCTCACGTGGGCAGATGATCCCGACCACGGCGATGGACCAGATGGCCGCTACCCTGGCCAGCTGGATGGGTCTCAGCGCCGGTCAGGTCGATGCCATCTTCCCGAACCTATCGAATTTCTCCAGCGCGAACCTCGGGTTCATGTGAGGAGAGAGTGAGTGGTGAGTAATGAGTGGTGAGCAAGAGCCGGCAAGGCCGACCTGACCCGGCGTCGCCGGCTGTTACTCACCACTCACTACTCACCATTCACACCCTCAGCGCATTGACACATCTCCGGCCACGAACTGCCAGGTCCGGGTGATGTGCAGGATGTCGATTTCCTCCTTGCCCTGCGGAACCGGCGTGAATGGCGCCGACAGTTCGACGATCCGTTGCGCGGCGTCGTCGAGAACTGCCTGGCCCGAGGAGCGAATGATGTCGATCCGTTCCAGGCTGCCGTCCTTGTTGATCGCCACGGTCAGAACCAGGCTGCCTTCGAGTTTGCGCCGGCGAGCTTCGTCCGGGTAATTCAGGTTGCCGACGCGCTCGACTCGCGCCACCCATGCGGCCATGTAGTTGGCATAGGCGTACTCGCGGGTGTTGGCCGAAATGAACTTGCGCTTGGGGCGCTTGGCATATGCCTGGGCCTGGCGGTCGAGTTCCGAGGCGAGGCGGGCCATTTCCATGCTGCGTTCGATCGGAATCTCGTCGCGCGGGAGTTCGCGCTGGCGGCGCTCTTCGCGCGGCTGGACCGGGCTTACCTGCAGCGCAGACTGGTCCTGGGTGAGCACCGGTGTGGGCGCCGTCTCCGCGGGCTTGGGCGCAGGCGCCGCCGCACGGACAGGCATTGGCGCCACGCCCTCCTCGGGTTTGGGTACAGGCGAAGTGAACACCTGGGTCGGGCGCTTCGCCTCCTCACTGGTGCCGCCGCCGGCCTGAGCGGCATTGGCCAGGAAATCCGCCTTGTCCGGGGTCTCCTGGGTGGCTGATTGCACCAGGATCACGTCCAGCGCGGGCAGCGCCGACCCGGGCGAATCCTCGTCCGTGAAGCCCACGCCGAAGATCAGCACCGCATGGATCACGGTGGCGAACAGCAGGGTCAGCGACAGGCGGTCGCCGCTATCGATCGGTGCCGCACTCACTCGCGCATCGCCTCGAGCCGGTCGAACAGCATGCCGGCAATGTTGATGCCAAATTGTGCGTCGAGTTCGCGGATGCAGGTCGGGCTGGTCACGTTCACCTCGGTGAGATAACTGCCGATCACGTCGAGTCCGACGAACACCAGTCCACGCCGCTTCAGTTCCGGCCCCACCTCACTGCAGATCCAGCGATCGCGCTCGCTCAGCGGCTGGCCGCGACCGCTGCCGCCCTTGGCGAGATTGCCGCGGAACTCGCCGGCGCGCGGGATGCGCGCCAGTGCGTAGGGCACCGGTTCGCCGTCGATCATCAGGATGCGCTTGTCGCCGTCGACGATCTCGGGGATGTAGCGCTGGATCAGCGCAGCCCTCGTGCCTTCCTGCGTGACCGTCTCGAAAATCACATTGAGGTTGGGATCCTCGAGGTTCACCCGGAAGATCGAGGTGCCGCCCATCGAGTCCAGCACCTTGACCACCGACGGCCCGTGCTCTGCGACAAAACCGCGCAGGTCGGACGGCTGGCGCGACACCAGCGTCGGCGGACAGCACTGCGGGAACAGCGCGGTGAACAACTTCTCGTTGGCATCGCGCAGCGCGGCCGGCCGGTTGACCACGTGTGCGCCCTGCGCCTCGGCGCGTTCCAGGATCTGGGTGTCGTAGAGGTACTCGGAGTCGAACGGAGGATCCTTGCGCATCAGGATCCAGTCAAACTCGCCAGCGTCATGGATCCGGGGCTCACTCTGTTCGAACCAGCCGTGCGGGTCATCCTTGACGCGGGTCGGGCGGGTGCGCAGCCAGGCGCGGCCGTTGGCGAGTCCCAGGTCGCGCTGCTCCAGCACGTGGATTTCATGCCCGCGGCGCTGTGCCTCCAGCAACATCGCGAAGGTCGAGTCCTTGTGAATTTTCAGCTTCTGGATCGGATCCATCAGCACGGCCAGGCGGCGGGGCATGCGCCAACTCCTTGAAACGACGGGATTTGCCCCTTCGGCGCGAGTGCTGCTGCCGGGGGGCTCGCCTATTATGCCTGCGCAGGTGCAAAATCCCCTGTATCGTGATCGGGTAAAGTCCGGTCAGCAAGGCGCAGACGGGTGTCGGGAATCGAGCAAGCACAAACACTTGCAACGCAATCTTGACATTCGTTGGAGGCTTGGCTAAAGAGCTTCAGGAGAGTTCTCGCGATCTGGCAGGCATGCGGTCGACGAGGGGGGCACGATCCAGGCCGGCGCACGCCGGCACAGGGCGGCAGCGCGTCGCACTGACGACAAACGTGGCGGAGGTGGGAGTGGACGAGTCGCAGAACAAGGGAAGCCTCGCCGGGCTGCGAGTGATGGTCATCGACGACAGCAAGACCATCCGCAGGACTGCCGAAACATTGCTCAAGAAGGAAGGCTGTGACGTGGTCACCGCCACCGACGGGTTCGAGGCGCTGGCCAAGATCTCGGACCACCAGCCGCACATCATTTTCGTCGACATCATGATGCCGCGCCTGGATGGCTATCAGACGTGTGCGCTGATCAAGAACAATCAGGTGTTCAAAGGCACGCCGGTGATCATGCTGTCCAGCAAGGATGGCCTGTTCGACAAGGCACGCGGCCGCATCGTTGGTTCGGAACAGTACCTGACCAAGCCGTTCACCCGCGAAGAACTGCTCGGTGCGATCCGTCGCTACGTCGAC contains:
- a CDS encoding energy transducer TonB, which translates into the protein MLFATVIHAVLIFGVGFTDEDSPGSALPALDVILVQSATQETPDKADFLANAAQAGGGTSEEAKRPTQVFTSPVPKPEEGVAPMPVRAAAPAPKPAETAPTPVLTQDQSALQVSPVQPREERRQRELPRDEIPIERSMEMARLASELDRQAQAYAKRPKRKFISANTREYAYANYMAAWVARVERVGNLNYPDEARRRKLEGSLVLTVAINKDGSLERIDIIRSSGQAVLDDAAQRIVELSAPFTPVPQGKEEIDILHITRTWQFVAGDVSMR
- a CDS encoding DUF1501 domain-containing protein — its product is MSRIRREQRREFLKQFCATLAGGSALSLIPQLRLMQSALAAPAGDTGYRALVCVFLNGGSDSFNWLVPNDARHAIYLASRGGVYSGTNGPLGLALNSLLPVNLAAPGGGALPGGATYGLHPACADWTSIDDNGAQSNMPGLQTLTNQGKIAWLANTGTLVVPLTKATYSSLPRPPQLYSHNDQTNLWFQGRETANFRYGWGGQVADLLFGQNSPIVGSTPPLTMPMNVSFAGSNRFQVGTQVVPYQMSSCGDPNSGNPFAGSIVGTNFANCSGTDSLNNFRACSSSTLDADDQALCALLGASGNLFQTEHAATMRRAMDLAGQMGLKLTGTPNPSLLNTPFRALADNQAVAGYNLAADGNNTLAEQLAMVARMIKVRSQLGQSRNIFFVSLGGFDTHATQMPDNGQPRLLRRVSRALGAFYQALVEMGVENSVTTFTMSEFSRTLNSNGDGSDHAWGGTHLVMGGAVNGGNATSGRLYGTFPDLTLNGPDCFSRGQMIPTTAMDQMAATLASWMGLSAGQVDAIFPNLSNFSSANLGFM
- the gshB gene encoding glutathione synthase — encoded protein: MPRRLAVLMDPIQKLKIHKDSTFAMLLEAQRRGHEIHVLEQRDLGLANGRAWLRTRPTRVKDDPHGWFEQSEPRIHDAGEFDWILMRKDPPFDSEYLYDTQILERAEAQGAHVVNRPAALRDANEKLFTALFPQCCPPTLVSRQPSDLRGFVAEHGPSVVKVLDSMGGTSIFRVNLEDPNLNVIFETVTQEGTRAALIQRYIPEIVDGDKRILMIDGEPVPYALARIPRAGEFRGNLAKGGSGRGQPLSERDRWICSEVGPELKRRGLVFVGLDVIGSYLTEVNVTSPTCIRELDAQFGINIAGMLFDRLEAMRE
- the pilG gene encoding twitching motility response regulator PilG gives rise to the protein MVIDDSKTIRRTAETLLKKEGCDVVTATDGFEALAKISDHQPHIIFVDIMMPRLDGYQTCALIKNNQVFKGTPVIMLSSKDGLFDKARGRIVGSEQYLTKPFTREELLGAIRRYVDARTAAPQH
- a CDS encoding YqgE/AlgH family protein — translated: MLTSSYLGNHLLIAMPGLADPNFSRGVTLLCQHSAEGALGIVINRLSNFILGEVLEQMNISTVVPGLAETPVYAGGPVQTDRGFVVHEAGSAWDSTFRVSDQVAVTTSRDVLAAMAEGRGPQRALVALGYAGWGAGQLEDEIRENSWLSVPASGSILFDTPLEQRWQAAARLAGVDMRLLTDYAGHA
- a CDS encoding DUF1800 family protein, translating into MQAFQWLGRCAIAAIVALVAGHARAQVPDTLYRSNFENVTDAPASDAEAARFLTQATFGPTRAEIARLRSIGYGQWLDQQLSMPATLTRPWLDTLAQNTDFTLNSGHRVDRWWVQAVYAPDQLRQRVAFALSQILVASESGGIDTRMVAEYTDIMARGAFGTYRNLLNEVTFSPTMGQWLTYVRNRAAYQSGGSFVLPDENYAREVMQLFSFGLVKRNLDFSPQLSGGNPIPPTTTRSSPSSHGCSPGFPTGRTNYTGTSFGNNTNANFVAPMVCFPMVSGSNSNYSANGLTFHDMGAKTIFDGIVLPANATNNQANCNQDFANALNAIANHASVAPFISRQLIQRFVTSNPSPAYIQRVATVFNNNGSGVRGDFAAVIRAVLMDSEARGAPSGNFGKLREPVLRLTALWRGLDVIQGQPETSTGNVGNISMSLGFDSSLAQRPYNSPTVFNFYEPDFQNPGALQNANLYSPEFQILNESSITRLNDTIQSRIADWYVGSTSCNTVTRPCVPFAPYVAMIQTANATTYGQLVDEFNLRLMYGAMSANMRSVLVNMLSSQSTPTTDATRISRIQQLLRVIIVSPEFSVQR